Genomic segment of Juglans microcarpa x Juglans regia isolate MS1-56 chromosome 7S, Jm3101_v1.0, whole genome shotgun sequence:
TTTTAAAGAGCACGACTTCATAGGAAACTTGCAACTATAAAATATGGCAAATACAGATATGTTGTGGTAAGCATGTCTGAAAGCTTTCAACTTTCAAGCATACagcacaaaaaacaaaatcagctAGAATATATTTCACATTAAGGTatttatttggatgaatcatatataaaaaaaagatagaaaaaatcAACTTTTACATGTACAAAGTAACCgtgctgtttggatagtgagatgagatgagatggttttaggtgaaagtttaaagttgaataaaatattgttaaaatattattttttaatattattattgttttgagatttgaaaaaattgaattgtttattatattttgtgtgaaaatttgaaaaaattgtaatgatgagatgagatgagatgaaatactttcactattcaaacgggtAAGTAtttcgattttcttttttcttgacaccaaacaTTTCTACAgacaaggatatatatatatatactgcaaTCCTCTGCAACAAGAGGTAGGTAGTACGTACATACATCTAAATTCAATCTCTTCAATTATTAAACAGAGAAATCCAAGGAGTGGCAATAAGGTACAAATCCTTCCTTTTTTTGGTGGTTAATCCGGAAGACTCAGACATGTCAAGCTCTTCTGGTTTGATTCCATTGGGGAGTTTCCAGTTGAAGTGATACAACAAGTGAGAAAGAGCAAGTTCAACACTTGCAAGAGCAAATGATATGCCTGGACAGATCCTCCTACCACTTCCAAATGGAATGTATTCAAAGTTGGTCCCTTTAAAATCAAAACTGGAGTCGTAGAACCGCTCTGGATGAAAGTAATTAGCATCAATCCAGTATTTGGGATCTCTTCCCATAGCCCATACATTAATGAGCACTTTTGTGTTGCTAGGTATCTCATATCCACTGATTTCACACTTTTCCCTTGATTCTCTTGGGATTAAGGCACCTGGAGGGTGTAACCGCAGAGTTTCTTTGACAACTGCTCTCAAGTAATCTAGTTTCTGAATGTCTGTCTCGTTAATATTCCCCCTCCCCTCAAGGACTCTTCGTACTTCGGCTTGTGCCTTTTCCATGACTCTTGGGTTTTTCACCAATTCTGACATTGCCCATTCTATTGTAGATGCTGAAGTCTCACTCCCCGCAATGACAATGTCCTAAAAAAGGGGTTGGAGTTACGACAGGATAGAGTCTTATTAGGAAAAATACATAAAGCCACTCAAACTATCATCCAGTTCGACTCTTGTGTTAAATGTTAGTATGaagagatataaaataaatttgcttaaaataattgtataaggTTGCTCATTTAGACATTTatcaagaagaagagaaagaaaagacgATTAAGAAAtgttgataataaattaaaagacaTCAACTAAGTACATACCAGAGTCATAGCTTTGATATGATCTCTTGTGATATCAAAATCAAGCCCACCCTTCTCCTGAAGTTTCATCAGCACATCAACTAGATCTTCATGCTCAGCCGATTCATCGTAGCCGGCTGAAGAACT
This window contains:
- the LOC121241672 gene encoding cytochrome P450 71D8-like — translated: METALIGNLHQLVFSSLPHHSLRKLALKYGPIMQLQLGEVLAIVVSSPEIAKELLHAHDTVFINRPTCLALEILSYGYSGIVFTPCGDYWRQMRKISIMELLSAKRVQSFRSIREEEALNLVESISLSGGFPINLSEKMLSMTYGVTSRAAIGAKGRHEKEFISLVKEILRVSGGFDVPDLFPSLKFLGFLTGIKPTLEKMHRKTDKILEDIIKQKMERSTNSSSAGYDESAEHEDLVDVLMKLQEKGGLDFDITRDHIKAMTLDIVIAGSETSASTIEWAMSELVKNPRVMEKAQAEVRRVLEGRGNINETDIQKLDYLRAVVKETLRLHPPGALIPRESREKCEISGYEIPSNTKVLINVWAMGRDPKYWIDANYFHPERFYDSSFDFKGTNFEYIPFGSGRRICPGISFALASVELALSHLLYHFNWKLPNGIKPEELDMSESSGLTTKKRKDLYLIATPWISLFNN